The stretch of DNA TTTAATTTTAATTTTTATTTATTATATTTCTGATTTTTTGATATTTATTATATTTTTAATATTTATTATTTTTAATAATCGAATATTATTTATTATAGTGGATATTTATTATTTTATAAAATATATTTATTATTACTTTTAAAATAATTTTTCAAAGTTTTTATATATTAGAAGTTTTATTAAATATGATAAGTGAATATTTTTAAATTTTTTTATATAATATCTTGAAAATTCATAATGGAATATATAAAATATGTAATTTAAAATAATTTTTCTAACAATTAATAATTCATTATATATAATTTTACTTTGTTATTCAATACATTACAATGGGATGAAGCTATGACAAAAAACATTAATACAGAAAACTTTCATAATTCTATAACTAGGCCTAATACAAAATTCAAAAAATCTCAAAGACTATTTAAATATGATAATTTAAGAGGATTCGCAATAATATTAGTTGTTTTTTTCCATGTACTAGATTCTTTTTTTCAATTTCCTTTTTACAGGCCTTTAGGTCAAATAACTTTAGTTATTGCAATGCCTCTTCTATTTTTCATAAGTGGTTATTTTTCTAAAGTAGATGAAAATACACAAATTAAAGCATTTAAAGGTCTTTTTATTCCATTTATTTTATTTTGCACACTTTGGATTGCTTTTTCTTTTTTTGTATTTGGCTCAAACTTACCTAAAACTCCTTACTTGGTCCCAGCTGCAGGACTTTGGTATTTAATAACTTTATTTTTTATGAGGTCTTTTTTACCAGTATTTACAAAAATAAAACATGTTTTTTGGATTATGGTTGCTCTTGCATTGTTAATTGGATTAATAAGTCTTAAATCTAATTTTTTAGGAATTCTTAAAGGACTTTATTATTTACCTATTTTTATGTTGGGATATTATTTTAGGAATTCTGATGATTATTTAAATTCAATTAATGTAAAACTTAAAAATATTTTATTAAAATTAAGAGATTTCATTATAAATAATAAATTATTGATTATTATATTTTTAGGATTGTTTTTATTAGCATTATCTTTTATATTCTCAGATTTTCCTAAAAACTTCTTTTCTTTTGAAAAAGGATATGTTCAATTAGATTTAGGCAAAAAAATTGGAATGTTAATGAGAACTTTAACTCTTTTTTCTAGTATCATAACTGTTATTTTATTAACCTATTTAATGCCAAATAAAAAAACTTTTTTAACAAAAATAGGGGTAAATTCTTTAGCCATTTATATTCTACATTTCTATTTTACAAGGTCGTTAAAGAATTTTTTCCTAGATTCTAGTTTAGGACAATTATTATTTACTAATCCTTATTTGGCATTTTTATATGTGACAATAGTAACTGCTTTTATAGTGTTTATATTATCTAGAGACATTGTAACAATATACATGAAAAAATTTATAGATTTCTTTGTCAATTTAGTAGTAAAGCCTAACTGAAAGGCTCGCAATAAATTTATATATTAACTTATAAATAATTATATTAATTATAATTTAATCAATATAACTAATTATAATTATATTTAATCATATTTATCATAAATAAGTATATAATTATAGTTTAAAATATTATATTTAATCATATTATATTTGATTATATTATAATAATCATATTTGTTAGTTTAGTTAGTGCTAAGTTGCAACTTTATTTTTTTATTAAGTTGGTTTTATGAAAAACAAATTAAATTTAAAAGAGTTTTCAGTTAAAAATGGATTACTTACAATTAATGTTGATAGTAATATTGATTATGATCCTGATGTTTTTGAACCTAAGTTAAAAATTTATTTTAATAATGGTAAACAGAATTTACTACTTCCTATATTACAACGTAAAAGGGCATATTTTTCTTTCAAAAATGAAGACTATGTAACATTTAATCATAAATTGATAATAAAAGAACTTTTCCCTGATAATAAGTGGGATACTATTAGAATATCATTATTTTTAATTTATGGTAATAAGAAAGTTGAAGAAATTCACATAGATCCTAATAATATTGGTTTAGTTAATTTAGATCATAATTATGATTTAAAATTTAGTGAGGACTCTACTTTTTATCTAAAAAGAGTTAAAAATTCACATAATAGAAATATGAAACATTCTACAAAAATGTTTTTTTCATATGTTATAAGAATTATATCTCTCGTGATTGCAATAATACTAATTCCTTTTTTTATTTTGGATGCTATATTTATAATGGCTAAAATACCTAATTTAAATTCTTCAGGAGGTTTATTATATTTAGAAGATCCAAATCCATTAAAAAGGGGTTTAAGACACATTTTATGGAGAATGTCACATTTTTCAAATATAGGAATTGAAAATAGCTTTATTATTTTTAAAAATAAAATGATTAATATAGGTTATCATCTTGTAAGAAAAGTTTCAAAAGAAAATAATAGGATAATGTTTGTTTCAGAAAGAGACATAAAACTTACTGGAAATCTTAAATTTATTCATGAAGAACTTCAAAAATATGATAACATTTCTATGGAGATTTCTACTTGTAATCAAAGTTTTCCAACAGCTTCTTTTAAACATAGAATAAAGACATATATTCAAATGGCTCAAGCAGATGTTATTTTGTTGGATGCTTATTTTAAAAAAATGAACTATTTTAATATCACTGACCAATATTTAATTCAAGTTTGGCATGCCTGTGGAGCATTTAAAACCTTTGGATTTTCACGCTTAGGAAAACCAGGAGCTCCAAAATTAAATGATACTGCTAATAGAAAATATGATAATGCTATTGTTTCAAGTTCTAGCATCATAGATTGTTATGCTGAAGCATTTGGTATTTCTAATGAAAAAGTTTTACCTTTAGGGGTTCCAAGAACAGACGTATTTTTTGATGATGATTATGCAAAATCAGCTAAAGAAAAATTTTATAATAGATACCCTCATTTAGAGAATAAGAAGATAATTCTTTTTGCTCCAACTTATAGAGGAGGAAACAGAAAAAATGGTTATTATCCTATAAATGCTTTTAACCCTGTTGAATTGTACAATGAACTAGGGGATGGATATGCAATATTAATGAAACATCATTTTTTTGTAAAGGATCATTTTAAAATTCCTAATGAATATAAAGATAATATAATCGATATAGATATTACAGAAGACATTAATGATTTGTTATTTATAACTGATATTTTGATCAGTGATTACTCTTCGGTAGTATTTGAGGCAGCATTATTAGACATTCCAATGCTATTTTATGCATTTGATTTAGAAAATTATATTTCTGAGCGTAGTTTTTATTATGAATATAAAACTTTTGTTCCAGGCAAAATTATATATTCTCAAGAAGGAATTGTAAATTCAATTAAAAATAATGATTTTGAAAATTATAAAATAAATAGCTTTAAATCTAAATTTTTTGATTATCTTGATGGTAAATCAACTGAAAGAATTGTTAATCTGATTTTTGAGAAATTAAATCAAAATAAATAGATAAAATAATTTTCATGATTTTTAGTTTAAGTAATAATGATTTTTTTATTTTTTTATTTTTCATTTTTTTATTTTTAAATTTTTTATTTTTTTTCTAATCTTTTTAAAAAACCCTTTTTTTGAACATTATGACTTTTTTTATTTTTTATATAAAATGGTGGTTTGTAAGTATATACTTCTTTTTGGGCAGAATATTTGATTCTTGATAATAATTCTTTTTGGTTAATACCATATTTTTCTGAGTATATTTGTTCAACAATTCCTCCCATTTCATTTTGTTTTTCTTTTTTTGCAATTTCAGGATTTGGATATTCTTTAGTAACATCTATCCTATTGTCTTTAAAAAATTTAATTAGTTTATTATAGTTAGTTTTAGAAGTTTGATTGAATTCGTTCCAATTAGAGTTTTCTACAATATTTTCAACTGATGTTTTATTATTTATATGATTAATGGATATTGAAGGAATTTTGTGGTAGTCAGCTATTTCTTGGGTTCTTGAGTCATGTATAATTAATGTTGCAGGTATTCGCGCGTTCAATGCAGCTA from Methanobrevibacter arboriphilus JCM 13429 = DSM 1125 encodes:
- a CDS encoding acyltransferase family protein codes for the protein MTKNINTENFHNSITRPNTKFKKSQRLFKYDNLRGFAIILVVFFHVLDSFFQFPFYRPLGQITLVIAMPLLFFISGYFSKVDENTQIKAFKGLFIPFILFCTLWIAFSFFVFGSNLPKTPYLVPAAGLWYLITLFFMRSFLPVFTKIKHVFWIMVALALLIGLISLKSNFLGILKGLYYLPIFMLGYYFRNSDDYLNSINVKLKNILLKLRDFIINNKLLIIIFLGLFLLALSFIFSDFPKNFFSFEKGYVQLDLGKKIGMLMRTLTLFSSIITVILLTYLMPNKKTFLTKIGVNSLAIYILHFYFTRSLKNFFLDSSLGQLLFTNPYLAFLYVTIVTAFIVFILSRDIVTIYMKKFIDFFVNLVVKPN
- a CDS encoding CDP-glycerol glycerophosphotransferase family protein yields the protein MKNKLNLKEFSVKNGLLTINVDSNIDYDPDVFEPKLKIYFNNGKQNLLLPILQRKRAYFSFKNEDYVTFNHKLIIKELFPDNKWDTIRISLFLIYGNKKVEEIHIDPNNIGLVNLDHNYDLKFSEDSTFYLKRVKNSHNRNMKHSTKMFFSYVIRIISLVIAIILIPFFILDAIFIMAKIPNLNSSGGLLYLEDPNPLKRGLRHILWRMSHFSNIGIENSFIIFKNKMINIGYHLVRKVSKENNRIMFVSERDIKLTGNLKFIHEELQKYDNISMEISTCNQSFPTASFKHRIKTYIQMAQADVILLDAYFKKMNYFNITDQYLIQVWHACGAFKTFGFSRLGKPGAPKLNDTANRKYDNAIVSSSSIIDCYAEAFGISNEKVLPLGVPRTDVFFDDDYAKSAKEKFYNRYPHLENKKIILFAPTYRGGNRKNGYYPINAFNPVELYNELGDGYAILMKHHFFVKDHFKIPNEYKDNIIDIDITEDINDLLFITDILISDYSSVVFEAALLDIPMLFYAFDLENYISERSFYYEYKTFVPGKIIYSQEGIVNSIKNNDFENYKINSFKSKFFDYLDGKSTERIVNLIFEKLNQNK